A window from Candidatus Rickettsiella viridis encodes these proteins:
- a CDS encoding type IV secretion system DNA-binding domain-containing protein yields MSVQDNSFLQRPREAIQCLLIGLCCLWQLGVGLLGLLCFLVFIRGLRYSVWQIFLTGISLAVYSCFLMEWQAHFTLSFLKLIDDGFVDHLMFWKTLFTQGFPVALGVAYQQAFYYLVGFPLLLASVLGMTEWIPNSTHEWELKAIQRGKALSYRNPWHKRLTRQNKKNEDGTLLGISATKEAVIIPDAAVNQMALVLGTTGGGKTITLRRFYQRALQKTYPLIIVDGKPTQENVTWLQKKSQDYQRAFYGFNCGDYHHYDPLAHGGYTELKDKLISLKDHWENDYYRSIAEDYLQTTFEVLLTLKKNFDLKTIVNCLDFQELALKTRAITDQSLKKRVSRLQRYDTKDITGLQAHLNLLIYSELGIFFEKTKNTFNLAEVIQSGSIVYFALPALRFPSFAKVLGKLIINDIKAVIDRLETKQRIFTIFDEFSVFAGEQVLNLVNMGRGKGIHAIFGTQGLADLKRVDTDFEKQVLNCVNTLICHRLNDHESAESIACWVGTQDGFDITAQISEDASTGMGSVKRNKSFIIHPDSIKQDLQPGEAFYISKVGKFFWQKVKVTYS; encoded by the coding sequence ATGTCAGTACAGGATAACAGTTTCTTACAACGTCCACGAGAAGCCATTCAGTGCTTGTTAATTGGCCTCTGTTGTTTATGGCAACTCGGGGTAGGATTACTGGGTCTTTTGTGTTTTCTTGTTTTTATCCGAGGACTTCGTTATTCCGTTTGGCAGATATTTTTAACAGGTATTTCATTGGCGGTTTACAGTTGTTTTTTGATGGAATGGCAAGCGCATTTTACATTGTCTTTCCTTAAGCTCATCGACGATGGCTTTGTTGACCATCTTATGTTTTGGAAAACCTTGTTCACCCAAGGTTTTCCGGTTGCGCTGGGAGTTGCGTATCAGCAAGCCTTTTATTATTTAGTCGGATTTCCGCTACTGTTGGCTAGTGTATTAGGCATGACCGAATGGATTCCTAATTCTACGCATGAATGGGAATTAAAAGCGATTCAACGTGGCAAAGCATTATCTTATCGGAACCCTTGGCATAAACGCTTGACTCGTCAAAATAAAAAAAACGAGGACGGAACCTTATTAGGCATTTCTGCGACGAAGGAAGCGGTTATTATTCCCGACGCTGCCGTGAATCAAATGGCTTTAGTATTAGGCACAACCGGCGGCGGGAAAACGATAACCTTACGCCGTTTTTATCAACGCGCACTACAGAAGACCTATCCACTGATTATCGTCGATGGTAAGCCTACCCAAGAAAATGTGACCTGGCTTCAGAAAAAATCTCAAGACTATCAACGCGCTTTCTATGGATTTAACTGTGGAGATTATCATCACTACGATCCCTTAGCACACGGTGGCTATACAGAACTGAAAGATAAACTAATTAGCCTCAAAGATCACTGGGAAAATGATTATTATCGTTCTATTGCTGAAGATTACTTACAAACCACATTTGAAGTATTACTGACGCTAAAAAAGAACTTTGATTTAAAAACGATTGTTAATTGCTTAGATTTTCAAGAACTCGCTCTCAAAACACGCGCCATTACCGATCAATCACTAAAAAAGCGTGTATCCCGTTTGCAGCGTTATGACACGAAGGACATTACTGGTTTGCAAGCACATTTAAATCTGCTCATTTACTCTGAGCTTGGGATTTTTTTTGAAAAAACGAAAAACACATTTAATCTGGCAGAAGTCATCCAGTCAGGCAGTATTGTGTACTTTGCTTTGCCGGCACTACGTTTCCCCAGTTTTGCTAAAGTTTTAGGCAAATTAATTATTAACGATATTAAGGCTGTTATTGACCGCTTAGAAACCAAACAGCGTATTTTTACTATTTTTGATGAGTTTTCTGTATTTGCAGGTGAGCAGGTCTTAAATCTTGTCAATATGGGACGTGGAAAAGGAATCCATGCTATTTTTGGCACCCAAGGTTTGGCAGACTTAAAACGAGTCGATACTGACTTTGAAAAGCAAGTCTTAAATTGCGTTAATACGTTAATCTGCCATCGGCTTAATGATCATGAAAGTGCAGAGAGCATCGCCTGTTGGGTAGGTACGCAAGATGGATTTGATATTACGGCGCAGATCAGCGAAGACGCCTCAACGGGGATGGGTAGTGTAAAACGTAATAAATCCTTTATTATTCATCCTGACTCAATAAAACAAGATTTACAGCCAGGCGAAGCCTTTTATATCAGTAAAGTAGGAAAATTTTTCTGGCAAAAGGTGAAAGTAACTTACTCGTAA